The following coding sequences lie in one Haematobia irritans isolate KBUSLIRL chromosome 3, ASM5000362v1, whole genome shotgun sequence genomic window:
- the LOC142231138 gene encoding uncharacterized protein LOC142231138 has translation MVASGVSSNYEHFQQKVLNILIKHKHNLLKTHNDEEKKLKTLLNQRLTNDERNELWTKEEEKIQKLKEKSKEIHKAKFKKLSEKQKTDLNIKTNEKWFVNKTNTVFPDDIKWILSLGPKFGLPTDKGDFPLFKYIADGESLIQTHTNKEQQERARTKFATSLENHLNKMNLNGRERFISNTVERTKKFLKAHKNILILNADKGNVTVAMEKKDYKDRMLNIVGDMMSYQRLNKDPTQVLQKKNNEIVDELFKNNIISEAEKRRMKTEVAMAPRIYGVPKIHKENFPLRPICSSTNAPSAEMSKFLVNILRKLTTGSKYNISDSTQFRNKIKDLTINPDEKLISFDVVSLFPSVPVDVALRIIEERWDEIETHTNMTKPLFIKILKFCIIDNRYFKFDDKIYKQKKGLPMGSPASPIIADILMERLLDSCMQKLEKRPKFITKYVDDRFAIIRETEIEKTLATLNSFHNNIRFTMELEQNQKLPYLDLLITKDEGKLKMDWYQKNTASGRIMNYFSNHPKRIIINTAKNLIHRVLSISDHQFQQKNKKKLQDILENNNFPSNLIKSLIAEYKPSSKKRDDEKDKKTFRSLTYVPTISERISKSDIFDKNQYSLAHKSNNTAKKLFSNTKDRIPLPETPNVIYEIPATFSAIMKPDESSDVSLTPIRINVELL, from the exons ATGGTGGCCAGCGGTGTGTCGTCGAATTATG AACATTTCCAACAAAAAGTCTTAAACATCTTAATAAAACACAAACATAACTTACTTAAGACCCACAacgatgaagaaaaaaagctaaaaacgtTATTAAATCAACGTTTAACTAACGACGAAAGAAACGAACTATGGACAAAAGAGgaggaaaaaatacaaaaactaaaagaaaaatcGAAAGAAATACATAAGGCGAAATTCAAGAAACtgagtgaaaaacaaaaaactgatctcaacataaaaacaaacgaaaaatggTTCGTTAACAAAACAAATACAGTTTTCCCTGATGACATAAAATGGATTCTCTcccttggaccaaaattcggtcTACCAACAGATAAAGGGGATTTCCCGCTCTTTAAATACATAGCCGATGGGGAAAGTTTGATACAAACTCACACCAACAAGGAACAACAAGAAAGAGCCAGGACAAAATTTGCGACATCATTAGAAAATCATCTCAACAAAATGAACCTGAACGGAAGAGAAAGATTTATTTCAAACACTGTGGAACgaacaaaaaaattcttgaaGGCTCATAAGAACATTTTAATCCTAAACGCAGATAAAGGCAACGTAACTGTAGCTATGGAGAAAAAGGATTACAAGGACAGAATGCTGAACATAGTAGGGGATATGATGTCCTACCAAAGATTAAATAAGGACCCAACACAAgttttacaaaagaaaaataacgAAATAGTTGACGAACTATTCAAAAACAACATCATTTCAGAAGCTGAAAAACGAAGAATGAAGACGGAAGTTGCAATGGCCCCTAGAATTTACGGTGTACCAAAaatacataaagaaaatttcccattaagacCTATATGCTCATCAACCAATGCCCCCTCAGCAGAAATGAGTAAATTTCTGGTAAATATattaagaaaacttaccacaggGTCTAAATACAATATAAGTGACTCGacacaatttagaaataaaatcaaagaCTTAACTATAAATCCGGATGAAAAACTTATATCTTTTGACGTGGTGTCACTATTCCCAAGCGTACCCGTGGACGTAGCCCTCAGGATTATAGAAGAACGATGGGACGAAATagaaacacacacaaacatgACAAAGCCCTTATTCATaaagatattaaaattttgtataatagacAACAGGTACTTTAAATTTGACGACAAGatatataaacagaaaaaaggttTGCCAATGGGATCACCAGCTTCACCAATTATCGCGGATATATTAATGGAGAGACTACTGGACAGCTGTATGCAAAAACTGGAAAAAAGACCAAAGTTCATAACGAAGTATGTAGATGACCGCTTTGCAATTATCAGGGAAACGGAAATAGAAAAAACGCTGGCAACACTCAACAGTTTCCACAATAATATCCGCTTCACTATGGAACttgaacaaaaccaaaaattaccATATTTAGATTTACTAATAACCAAGGACGAAGGAAAACTTAAAATGGACTGGTACCAAAAAAACACAGCTTCTGGACGAATTATGAACTACTTCTCAAACCATCCGAAAcgtataataataaatacagCTAAAAATTTGATCCATAGAGTATTATCCATTAGTGACcatcaatttcaacaaaaaaacaagaaaaaacttCAAGATATCttggaaaataataattttccctCAAATCTTATAAAAAGTTTAATAGCCGAGTATAAACCATCATCAAAAAAGAGGGACGatgaaaaagacaaaaaaacatTTAGATCCTTGACATATGTACCAACTATATCAGAAAGGATATCAAAATccgatatttttgataaaaatcaatACAGCTTGGCACATAAATCCAACAATACGGCGAAAAAATTGTTTAGTAATACAAAAGACCGTATCCCCTTACCCGAAACACCAAATGTAATTTATGAGATTCC AGCAACATTCAGTGCAATAATGAAACctgacgagagcagtgatgttTCGCTGACTCCAATAAGAATAAATGTTGAGTTATTGTAG
- the LOC142229992 gene encoding uncharacterized protein LOC142229992, whose protein sequence is MPTINTPDKLEYKFFPISNGIFTFRIRAANDAHLALTSQPNENLPMYEIFIGGWGNTKSVIRRNRQQPDVVEVPTPRILQANDYRGFWIRWYNQTITVGRQGEAMAFMSYRDPQLFPINYVGICTGWGASGSWIFDDHTPSAPSMTIYPNVSQINTGLPPGFNPMAMGYAPQPVPPTIAYPPQPVAPTGTSTIAYPSPTGSHGNWIPASNGVVPPNAVSGGFDGSDQLYVARAYHGSDLIPGKLHPSHGCCYVPYGGEEHSHRDYEVLCNSYGRWIPCNGNGVPPNAIPGGRTGNGEPLYIGRVHHNGTMTVGKFHPSHRQCFIPYGGKEMSFNDFEIYVSN, encoded by the exons ATGCCTACGA TTAATACCCCCGATAAAttggaatacaaattttttcccaTCTCTAATGGGATTTTCACCTTCCGAATTAGGGCTGCCAATGATGCTCATTTGGCATTGACATCACAACCTAATGAAAACCTACCAATGTATGAAATATTTATTGGCGGTTGGGGTAATACAAAATCCGTGATTCGTCGAAATCGTCAACAACCCGATGTCGTTGAGGTTCCAACACCAAGAATCCTACAAGCCAATGACTATCGGGGATTTTGGATTCGTTGGTATAATCAAACCATTACCGTTGGTCGGCAAGGTGAAGCAATGGCTTTTATGTCCTACAGAGATCCACAACTTTTCCCTATAAACTATGTGGGTATATGCACAGGATGGGGAGCCTCCGGATCATGGATATTTGATG ATCACACTCCTTCAGCTCCATCTATGACGATCTATCCAAATGTTTCACAAATTAATACTGGATTGCCTCCAGGTTTTAATCCAATGGCCATGGGATATGCACCTCAACCAGTGCCACCAACCATAGCATACCCTCCCCAACCAGTGGCACCAACCGGAACATCTACTATAGCTTATCCTAGTCCCACAGGGTCTCATGGAAATTGGATACCAGCATCTAATGGTGTAGTACCCCCAAATGCTGTCTCGGGGGGATTTGATGGCAGCGACCAATTATACGTTGCCCGTGCATATCATGGCTCAGATCTAATACCTGGAAAACTACATCCATCCCATGGTTGCTGCTATGTTCCCTATGGCGGTGAAGAACACAGTCACAGAGATTACGAAGTATTGTGTAACAGTTATGGACGATGGATTCCATGTAACGGTAATGGTGTTCCACCTAATGCTATACCTGGAGGTAGGACCGGTAATGGCGAGCCACTATATATTGGCCGCGTCCATCATAACGGAACCATGACTGTTGGAAAATTCCATCCCTCTCATCGACAATGCTTTATTCCATATGGGGGAAAGGAAATGTCATTCAATGATTTTGAAATCTACGTCTCCAACTGA